A single region of the Chitinophaga niabensis genome encodes:
- a CDS encoding aldo/keto reductase, whose amino-acid sequence MYMQHTNKIILGTVQFGLPYGINNTQGMPGRNQVFKILELAHANGIRILDTAEAYGTAESLIGEYHAGHDHAFDIISKFKYKEGTQLREYLQLKTAALKISELYSYMFHSAGDYLSHPELKKLLLSFKKEGLIRKTGVSIYTNDEFRQVLADDDIDLVQLPFNLLDNNFQRGALLKEAKERGKEIHVRSVFLQGLFFKDPQELPEKLKPLSKYILKLRDLSVTAGIPVQQLALQYALSNEYIDKVLIGVDSLEQFQANLSVVQNNNGLRVGSQIDEIEVSETLLLNPANW is encoded by the coding sequence ATGTATATGCAGCATACAAATAAAATAATCCTGGGTACCGTCCAGTTCGGTTTACCCTACGGCATAAATAATACTCAGGGAATGCCCGGCAGGAACCAGGTATTTAAGATCCTGGAACTTGCTCATGCAAACGGTATCCGCATCCTGGATACCGCAGAAGCCTACGGCACTGCGGAAAGCCTCATTGGCGAATACCATGCCGGTCACGATCATGCTTTTGATATCATTTCGAAATTTAAATATAAAGAAGGCACTCAGCTGAGAGAATACCTGCAGCTCAAAACCGCCGCGCTGAAAATAAGTGAATTATATAGCTACATGTTCCATAGTGCCGGTGACTATTTAAGCCACCCGGAACTGAAAAAGCTGCTGCTCTCTTTTAAAAAAGAAGGCCTCATCCGCAAAACAGGCGTATCTATTTATACAAATGATGAGTTCAGGCAGGTATTGGCAGATGATGACATCGACCTGGTACAATTGCCTTTCAATCTGCTGGACAATAATTTTCAAAGGGGTGCATTGCTGAAAGAAGCCAAGGAAAGAGGCAAGGAGATTCACGTGAGGTCCGTTTTTCTGCAAGGGCTCTTTTTCAAAGATCCGCAGGAATTGCCGGAAAAGTTAAAGCCCCTTTCTAAATACATCCTGAAACTCAGGGACCTTTCCGTCACTGCCGGCATACCGGTTCAACAATTAGCACTACAGTATGCCCTCTCTAATGAGTATATCGACAAGGTATTGATCGGTGTAGACTCATTGGAACAATTTCAGGCCAACCTGTCCGTCGTTCAGAATAACAATGGCCTGCGTGTAGGATCACAGATCGATGAGATAGAAGTATCTGAAACATTACTTTTAAACCCTGCCAACTGGTAA
- a CDS encoding Wzz/FepE/Etk N-terminal domain-containing protein — MNNNTNISLKDLIQKLTEWIVYLIKQWKVIVLFGILGAAMGFTYAYFKQPKYVADLTFVLEEGKTSPLGAYAGLASQFGVDLGGGGNSGVFAGENIIEFLKSRLMVEKTLLAPFTKGQSMADYYMQSEVWLKRKDKYPLLKNITFPLAQQREAFSIAQDSVLFMLYREIITNNLNVNKPDKKLSFIAVSYIGPDELFAKAFTDKLVKEATDFYVETKTKRSKINVDKLQLKADSLELLLNRKTYAAAASQDLNLNPARKVATVGLELETRDKVVLQTMYGEVVKNLEISKMSMAQETPIIQIIDKPILPLPVKKMGFLKGAFIGGFLAGFFILIWLIVRKFYREIMA, encoded by the coding sequence TTGAACAACAATACCAACATATCCTTAAAAGATCTTATACAGAAGCTGACGGAGTGGATAGTATATTTAATAAAACAATGGAAGGTGATTGTTTTATTCGGAATACTGGGAGCTGCCATGGGATTTACTTACGCTTATTTTAAACAGCCAAAATACGTTGCTGACCTCACGTTTGTGCTGGAAGAAGGAAAAACCAGTCCTTTAGGTGCTTATGCAGGATTGGCCAGTCAGTTTGGTGTAGACCTTGGAGGTGGCGGAAACAGCGGAGTATTTGCGGGGGAAAACATCATAGAATTCCTGAAATCCCGCCTGATGGTGGAAAAAACACTCCTGGCGCCCTTTACCAAAGGGCAAAGCATGGCAGACTATTACATGCAATCTGAAGTATGGTTAAAAAGGAAGGATAAATACCCCCTCCTTAAAAATATAACTTTCCCGCTCGCGCAACAAAGAGAAGCATTTTCTATTGCGCAGGACAGTGTGCTTTTTATGCTTTACCGGGAGATCATAACAAACAACCTGAATGTCAACAAACCGGATAAAAAACTGTCTTTTATTGCCGTCAGTTATATTGGACCAGATGAGCTGTTTGCAAAGGCCTTCACAGACAAGCTGGTGAAAGAAGCAACTGATTTTTACGTGGAAACAAAAACTAAACGCAGTAAAATCAATGTTGACAAGCTACAGCTAAAAGCCGATTCACTTGAATTGCTTTTGAACAGAAAAACATATGCCGCCGCCGCTTCGCAGGACCTCAATCTGAATCCCGCCAGAAAAGTGGCCACCGTAGGATTGGAATTAGAAACCAGGGACAAAGTAGTGCTGCAAACCATGTATGGGGAAGTAGTAAAGAACCTGGAAATATCCAAAATGTCTATGGCGCAGGAAACACCCATCATTCAAATTATCGATAAGCCAATACTACCGCTGCCTGTCAAAAAGATGGGCTTTTTAAAAGGGGCATTTATTGGAGGCTTTCTCGCAGGCTTCTTTATTCTGATTTGGTTGATTGTTCGAAAATTCTATAGGGAAATTATGGCTTAA
- a CDS encoding class I SAM-dependent methyltransferase, whose protein sequence is MHSAPLGSQKKAFQEYEANQWFGRNRSVLETYSPENDVVVNTLKNYHVTPKKVLEIGSSAGYRLNGIKETFRQAEVFGLDPSQQAIDYGTMHYPDVQLFTGTADNMQMFEDGQFDLVIVGFVFYVIDRHLLLKVVAEIDRVLADKGTLVAVDFFSEKAIRNHYEHITQFEAFSFKQNYDQIFTASQLYQLVHKGSFHHSSKEYDATDDYYNKCSVTMLKKDVYAAYK, encoded by the coding sequence ATGCATAGCGCTCCGCTGGGATCACAGAAAAAAGCCTTTCAGGAATATGAAGCCAACCAATGGTTTGGCAGGAACAGATCTGTGCTTGAAACCTATTCTCCGGAAAATGATGTGGTGGTGAATACCCTCAAAAACTATCATGTAACCCCGAAGAAAGTACTGGAGATCGGATCTTCAGCAGGCTACCGGCTGAATGGTATTAAAGAAACCTTCCGGCAGGCAGAAGTTTTTGGCCTTGACCCTTCCCAGCAAGCCATAGATTACGGCACCATGCATTATCCTGATGTGCAGCTTTTTACAGGCACAGCAGATAATATGCAGATGTTTGAAGATGGCCAGTTTGATCTCGTAATAGTAGGTTTTGTTTTTTATGTGATAGACAGGCACCTGCTATTGAAAGTAGTTGCTGAGATAGACCGCGTATTGGCAGATAAAGGTACCCTCGTAGCGGTAGACTTTTTCTCTGAAAAAGCCATCCGGAACCACTATGAACATATCACACAGTTTGAAGCATTCAGCTTTAAACAGAATTACGACCAGATCTTTACCGCCTCTCAGTTATATCAACTGGTCCATAAAGGATCTTTTCATCATAGCAGCAAAGAATACGATGCAACTGATGACTATTATAACAAATGCAGTGTCACGATGTTGAAGAAGGATGTATATGCAGCATACAAATAA
- a CDS encoding SLBB domain-containing protein encodes MCSFAQVPSLQKAQQMKVDDLSDEQVRQIVAEMKRNKVSLDQIDSYAQQKGIPADQVLKLKDRIRALNLEKEFTTGTPTNAKLEETERTVDNENIISARDVQPMSLEEKRRMKIFGAELFSNKNLTFEPNLRMATPPNYRLAAGDELVIDVYGYSEVQHKLKVSPEGYVRIPYLGPVYVNGLTMEEATTRITKQLGTIYGGIKSGNTFVQISLGTIRSIKVLLIGEIDRPGSYTLPSLATVANALYVSGGPNENGSFRDIQVIRNGAPIARFDLYDFLTNGDLTNNIVLQDQDIVKVNPYKTRVELVGEIKRPAIFEAKDNESLQDILNFAGGYTDKSLRDMLRATRINNKEREVVNIPAEQIATFKLRSGDKIFVDSVLNRYSNRITITGAVFHEGEYALEGNMTVADLIKKAGGVKEEASLSRAVIFRLKEDYTPSGSSFNVQDALSGKQTIALQREDSVVIYSKLGLREDYQVKISGQVNAPGYFNYADSLHLEDLILMAGGLRDAASLQRVEVSRRIRGKTYSPNDSTTSIVAQFDLSTDMSAMTGYALQPFDEVVVRKSPTYSEQASVSIDGEVVYPGAYTINSKREKISDVMKRAGGLRPEAYAEGAVLLRKTFVNASDSAFLDSKLQVYYNKMEDSTAITKMQSAVSRKEQLLGINLQKILAQPGSKFDLLLEEGDIIKIPKKLQTVQLFGEVYFPKKVRFDNNIGFREYINGAGGFTNGALKRRSYIVYANGEVKSTRKVLFFNRYPKVKPGAEIYVPAKKESRGLSGQEALGITTGIASLALIIVTVLDKIK; translated from the coding sequence ATGTGTTCATTTGCCCAGGTGCCTTCTTTACAAAAGGCGCAGCAAATGAAAGTGGACGACCTTTCCGATGAACAGGTCCGTCAGATCGTTGCAGAAATGAAGCGGAATAAGGTTTCCCTGGATCAGATCGATTCTTATGCACAGCAAAAAGGGATCCCGGCAGACCAGGTATTAAAACTGAAAGACCGGATCCGTGCGCTGAACCTGGAGAAAGAATTTACCACCGGCACACCCACAAATGCTAAACTGGAGGAAACTGAGCGCACAGTAGATAACGAAAACATCATCTCTGCCCGCGACGTTCAACCCATGAGCCTGGAAGAAAAAAGAAGGATGAAGATCTTTGGTGCAGAACTTTTCAGCAACAAGAACCTTACTTTCGAACCCAATCTCCGCATGGCCACCCCACCCAATTATCGCTTAGCCGCAGGAGATGAATTGGTGATTGATGTTTACGGTTACTCAGAAGTACAGCATAAATTAAAAGTAAGCCCCGAAGGTTATGTGCGCATCCCCTACCTGGGACCTGTATATGTAAACGGTCTCACCATGGAAGAAGCAACTACCCGCATCACTAAACAACTGGGCACCATCTATGGTGGTATAAAATCAGGTAATACATTCGTACAAATATCTCTCGGTACCATCCGGAGCATTAAAGTATTATTAATAGGAGAAATTGACCGCCCGGGTTCTTATACACTCCCTTCACTTGCTACAGTAGCCAATGCTCTTTACGTTTCCGGGGGCCCCAATGAAAACGGCTCTTTCAGAGATATCCAGGTGATCCGAAACGGTGCGCCCATAGCCCGTTTCGACCTCTATGACTTCCTCACCAATGGAGATCTTACCAATAATATCGTATTGCAGGACCAGGATATTGTGAAAGTGAACCCCTATAAAACCCGTGTGGAACTGGTAGGAGAAATAAAACGCCCTGCCATCTTTGAGGCAAAAGACAATGAATCCCTGCAGGATATCCTGAACTTCGCAGGCGGGTACACAGACAAGTCTTTAAGAGACATGCTCCGTGCCACACGCATTAATAATAAAGAACGGGAAGTGGTGAACATCCCGGCAGAACAGATCGCTACTTTCAAACTCCGCTCCGGAGACAAGATCTTTGTGGATTCTGTTTTGAACCGCTACTCCAACCGTATCACCATCACCGGTGCCGTATTCCATGAAGGGGAATACGCCCTGGAAGGAAATATGACGGTGGCAGACCTCATCAAAAAAGCCGGCGGCGTAAAAGAAGAGGCCTCTCTTTCACGCGCAGTGATCTTCCGCCTGAAAGAAGATTATACCCCTTCAGGCAGCAGCTTTAATGTGCAGGACGCACTTTCCGGCAAACAAACAATCGCTTTGCAACGGGAAGATAGTGTTGTGATCTATTCTAAACTGGGCCTCAGGGAAGACTACCAGGTAAAGATCAGCGGCCAGGTGAATGCTCCCGGTTATTTCAATTATGCGGATAGCCTGCACCTGGAAGATCTCATACTGATGGCAGGCGGCCTCAGGGATGCCGCCTCTCTTCAAAGAGTAGAGGTTTCACGCCGCATCCGGGGTAAAACATACAGCCCCAACGATAGCACTACGTCTATTGTTGCCCAGTTCGACCTCTCAACTGATATGAGCGCCATGACCGGATATGCCTTGCAACCTTTTGATGAAGTAGTGGTAAGGAAATCACCTACTTATTCTGAACAGGCTTCCGTTTCAATCGACGGAGAAGTAGTATACCCCGGCGCTTACACCATTAATTCTAAAAGAGAGAAGATCTCTGATGTGATGAAGCGTGCCGGCGGCCTGAGACCGGAAGCATATGCAGAAGGCGCTGTGCTTTTACGGAAAACTTTTGTAAATGCCTCAGATAGTGCTTTCCTGGATAGCAAATTACAGGTCTATTATAATAAAATGGAAGACAGCACTGCCATCACCAAAATGCAAAGTGCCGTATCCCGGAAAGAACAATTACTGGGTATTAACCTCCAAAAGATCCTGGCTCAACCCGGATCTAAGTTTGATCTGTTGCTGGAAGAAGGCGACATTATTAAGATCCCGAAGAAATTGCAAACCGTACAACTGTTTGGTGAAGTATATTTCCCTAAAAAAGTGAGGTTCGATAATAATATAGGATTCAGAGAATACATCAATGGCGCCGGAGGATTCACCAACGGAGCATTGAAAAGAAGAAGTTATATAGTTTATGCGAATGGAGAAGTGAAAAGCACCAGGAAAGTGTTGTTCTTTAACAGGTATCCTAAAGTAAAACCTGGTGCTGAGATATACGTTCCTGCTAAGAAAGAAAGCAGAGGCCTGTCCGGACAGGAAGCCTTAGGTATTACTACCGGCATCGCCTCATTGGCACTGATCATTGTTACCGTATTGGATAAGATCAAATAA
- the pseB gene encoding UDP-N-acetylglucosamine 4,6-dehydratase (inverting), whose translation MLDLNGKSILITGGTGSFGKAFTKIVLERWPNIKRLVIFSRDEQKQFQMAMDFPESRYPQVRFFIGDVRDYDRIRRALKGIDYVVHAAAMKHVPIAEYNPMECIKTNIIGAENIINACLETNVERVVALSTDKAAAPINLYGATKLASDKLFVAANNIKGTNPIRFSVVRYGNVMGSNGSVIPFFMNKRKEGFLPITDPTMTRFNITLADGVDMVLHALESAWGGEIFVPKIPSYKITDVATAIGPNCEQKIVGIRPGEKVHEEMITSSDSFSTYDLGKYYAILPQSLNFKLDDFVKTFNATPVVQGFRYNSGENNEWVSVDEIRTLIKEHVDPAFTI comes from the coding sequence ATGTTAGATTTAAATGGAAAAAGCATCCTCATTACAGGAGGTACAGGGTCTTTTGGTAAAGCTTTTACCAAAATAGTTTTAGAACGCTGGCCTAACATCAAACGCCTCGTTATATTTTCCCGCGACGAGCAAAAACAATTTCAGATGGCAATGGACTTTCCAGAGTCCCGCTATCCGCAGGTACGCTTCTTTATTGGGGATGTTCGTGATTATGACAGAATAAGAAGAGCATTAAAAGGCATCGACTATGTTGTACACGCAGCAGCCATGAAACACGTACCCATTGCAGAATATAATCCGATGGAATGTATCAAGACCAACATTATCGGAGCAGAAAATATCATTAACGCCTGCCTGGAAACAAACGTTGAGCGTGTTGTAGCTTTATCAACAGACAAAGCCGCGGCTCCCATCAATTTGTATGGTGCAACCAAACTGGCTTCAGACAAGCTATTTGTTGCCGCCAATAACATAAAAGGTACCAACCCCATACGCTTCTCCGTGGTACGCTATGGTAATGTAATGGGATCAAATGGTTCCGTTATCCCCTTCTTCATGAATAAAAGAAAAGAAGGCTTCCTCCCAATAACCGACCCAACCATGACCCGGTTCAATATTACACTGGCCGACGGTGTGGATATGGTATTGCATGCTTTGGAATCAGCCTGGGGAGGAGAAATATTTGTACCAAAGATCCCTTCTTATAAAATAACAGATGTAGCTACCGCAATTGGCCCCAACTGTGAACAAAAAATAGTAGGTATCCGCCCAGGTGAAAAAGTACACGAAGAAATGATCACCAGCTCTGACTCATTCTCTACTTACGACCTTGGCAAGTATTACGCTATCTTACCGCAAAGTCTGAATTTTAAACTGGACGATTTTGTAAAAACATTTAATGCTACTCCTGTAGTACAGGGCTTTAGGTATAACTCCGGCGAAAATAATGAATGGGTAAGTGTAGATGAGATCAGAACACTCATAAAAGAACATGTAGATCCAGCTTTTACAATTTAA
- the idi gene encoding isopentenyl-diphosphate Delta-isomerase: MLPPVILVNEQDEPVGTMEKLEAHQKGLLHRAFSVFVVNKNGEMLLQQRAQDKYHSGGLWTNTCCSHPLPGEDDLAAAHRRLMEEMGFDCELREVFSFTYRAAFDNGLTEHEFDHVFFGTYDGAVLPDAAEVQATRYLSLDAIRQLLLTAPDTFTPWFHLAFPKIAAFIEEQG; the protein is encoded by the coding sequence ATGTTACCACCCGTTATTTTGGTGAACGAGCAGGACGAACCTGTTGGCACCATGGAGAAGCTTGAGGCGCATCAGAAAGGTTTATTACATCGTGCATTTTCTGTTTTTGTGGTGAACAAAAACGGCGAGATGCTGCTGCAGCAAAGGGCGCAGGATAAATATCATTCCGGCGGGCTTTGGACCAATACCTGTTGCAGTCACCCCCTTCCGGGTGAAGATGACCTGGCTGCTGCGCATCGCAGGCTGATGGAGGAAATGGGTTTTGATTGTGAACTCCGGGAGGTCTTCAGTTTCACTTACCGGGCAGCGTTTGATAACGGGCTTACGGAACATGAGTTTGACCATGTGTTCTTTGGTACCTATGATGGCGCTGTGTTGCCGGATGCGGCAGAAGTGCAGGCTACCCGGTATCTGTCTTTGGATGCTATAAGGCAACTGCTTTTAACGGCGCCGGATACTTTTACGCCCTGGTTCCACCTGGCGTTCCCGAAGATTGCGGCGTTTATTGAGGAGCAGGGCTAG
- the pseC gene encoding UDP-4-amino-4,6-dideoxy-N-acetyl-beta-L-altrosamine transaminase: MKNIPYGKQDISQEDVDAVITALKADFLTQGPTIAEFEKAFAAYVGAKYAVAVSNGTAALHLCALALDVNETSNVITSPITFAASANCIKYCGGKVTFADIDPVSATLDLQKVKTLLESVPKGTYTGIIPVDFAGYAVDLEAFRKLADEYGLWIIEDACHAPGGFFTDSKGQRQRCGNGQFADLSIFSFHPVKHIACGEGGMITTNNKALYDKLMVLRTHGITKDPARMEENHGGWYYEMQELGYNYRLTDFQAALGISQLNKADKGLARRREIAQYYDKAFKGTKVDASVANYKEGHAYHLYVIKTPDRANLYNKLRENQIFAQVHYIPVHTLPYYKSLGHKKGDYPIAEKYYEGCLSIPMYPGLTDQDLDFVIQTVLANA; this comes from the coding sequence ATGAAAAACATTCCTTACGGAAAACAAGACATTAGTCAGGAAGATGTAGACGCTGTGATCACAGCCCTTAAAGCAGACTTTCTAACCCAGGGACCCACAATAGCTGAGTTTGAAAAAGCATTTGCAGCATATGTAGGTGCAAAATATGCCGTAGCAGTTTCAAATGGTACAGCAGCGCTCCACCTTTGTGCCCTTGCATTGGACGTGAACGAAACCTCCAATGTGATCACCTCTCCCATCACATTCGCCGCTTCTGCCAATTGCATAAAATACTGCGGCGGTAAGGTTACTTTTGCTGATATTGATCCTGTTTCAGCCACACTGGACCTTCAAAAAGTGAAAACCCTGCTGGAATCTGTCCCCAAAGGCACTTATACCGGCATCATACCTGTTGATTTTGCAGGATATGCCGTAGATCTGGAAGCATTCCGGAAATTGGCAGATGAATACGGTTTGTGGATCATTGAAGATGCATGCCATGCTCCCGGAGGGTTCTTTACAGACAGCAAAGGGCAACGCCAGAGGTGCGGGAATGGCCAATTCGCTGACCTTTCTATCTTCTCATTTCATCCGGTAAAACACATTGCCTGCGGAGAAGGTGGCATGATCACCACAAATAATAAAGCCCTCTACGATAAATTAATGGTGCTCAGAACCCATGGCATCACTAAAGACCCCGCCCGAATGGAAGAAAATCACGGCGGCTGGTATTATGAAATGCAGGAACTGGGCTATAATTACCGGCTCACCGATTTCCAGGCTGCCCTGGGTATTTCCCAGCTGAATAAAGCAGACAAAGGCCTGGCCAGGAGAAGGGAGATCGCACAGTATTACGATAAGGCTTTTAAAGGAACAAAAGTGGATGCTTCCGTAGCCAATTATAAAGAAGGTCATGCCTATCATTTATACGTGATCAAAACTCCCGACCGCGCCAATCTTTATAACAAGCTCAGAGAAAACCAGATATTTGCCCAGGTACATTACATCCCGGTACACACGTTACCGTATTACAAGTCCCTCGGTCATAAAAAAGGAGATTATCCAATTGCTGAAAAGTACTACGAAGGCTGCCTCAGTATACCAATGTATCCTGGGCTGACTGATCAGGACCTTGATTTCGTTATCCAAACCGTTTTAGCCAATGCATAG
- a CDS encoding nucleotide sugar dehydrogenase: MHPPYKIAVIGLGYVGLPLAIEFGKKYTVLGFDIDEQRISELIKGEDHTREANLDALKLVLAPADNYNGLSFSSDETLLGNCNIYIVTVPTPIDQFKAPNLGPLRKATAMLGKVLKKNDIVIYESTVYPGCTEEECVPILEGISGLKLNQDFFCGYSPERINPGDKVNTLTKIKKVTSGSNPQAAQVVNKLYESIITAGTHLAPSIKVAEASKAIENAQRDINISFINELALIFDKMDIDTMDVLEAAGTKWNFLKYKPGLVGGHCIGVDPYYLVHKAEALGYHPQVILSGRRVNDNIGIFVANKVIKLMIKKGHKIDGARALILGITFKENCPDIRNSRVIDIYSELTQFGLLVDIHDPHASAERVEQEYGIRLKEQITDKYDAIILAVAHDEFRSMDYKMLKYGPSAVIFDTKSILDRSIVDDRL; the protein is encoded by the coding sequence ATGCATCCCCCATATAAAATTGCGGTTATAGGATTAGGCTATGTTGGTTTGCCATTAGCTATTGAGTTTGGGAAAAAATACACCGTTCTTGGATTTGATATTGATGAACAGCGAATATCCGAGTTGATCAAAGGAGAAGATCACACCAGGGAAGCAAACCTGGATGCACTCAAACTGGTGCTGGCCCCTGCTGATAACTACAACGGATTGAGCTTTTCCTCAGATGAAACATTACTTGGGAATTGTAATATTTATATTGTTACCGTTCCTACCCCAATAGATCAGTTCAAAGCACCCAACCTTGGCCCGCTTCGGAAAGCCACGGCAATGCTGGGGAAAGTGCTCAAGAAAAACGATATTGTTATTTACGAATCCACGGTTTATCCCGGCTGCACAGAAGAAGAGTGCGTACCCATCCTGGAAGGTATTTCAGGACTGAAACTAAACCAGGACTTCTTCTGCGGATATTCTCCCGAAAGGATCAATCCGGGAGACAAAGTAAATACCCTTACAAAGATCAAAAAGGTGACCTCCGGTTCCAATCCCCAGGCTGCCCAGGTAGTGAATAAGCTGTATGAAAGTATCATTACTGCCGGCACACACCTGGCCCCAAGCATTAAGGTAGCGGAAGCTTCCAAGGCCATCGAAAATGCACAAAGGGATATCAATATCAGTTTCATAAACGAGCTGGCCCTGATCTTTGATAAAATGGACATTGATACAATGGATGTGCTCGAAGCAGCGGGCACCAAATGGAACTTCCTTAAATATAAACCAGGGCTCGTAGGAGGTCATTGCATAGGAGTGGACCCCTATTACCTGGTACATAAAGCAGAAGCACTTGGGTATCATCCCCAGGTGATCCTCTCAGGAAGGAGGGTAAATGATAATATAGGTATCTTTGTCGCCAACAAAGTGATAAAGCTGATGATCAAAAAAGGGCATAAAATTGATGGTGCAAGGGCGCTGATCCTTGGAATCACCTTCAAAGAAAACTGCCCGGATATACGTAATTCCAGGGTGATCGATATTTATTCGGAACTTACACAATTCGGCCTGCTGGTTGATATCCATGATCCTCATGCTTCCGCAGAGAGGGTAGAACAGGAATACGGCATCCGTCTGAAAGAACAGATAACAGATAAATATGATGCCATTATCCTGGCCGTTGCGCACGACGAATTCAGGTCAATGGATTATAAAATGTTAAAATATGGCCCAAGTGCCGTAATATTTGATACAAAATCAATTTTGGACAGGTCTATTGTTGATGATAGATTATAA
- a CDS encoding RNA polymerase sigma factor — MSSAEFNTLLLSNADFLKPFAITLTKDPESAKDLYQETMFRALSNQEKYLAGTNIRAWLYTIMRNIFINNYRRKSKQHLCFDNSSNDFLLNTQQVIIGNQAESGLRVKDIQTSVHHLPVIFKKPFVLYLDGFKYFEIADILEEPLGTIKSRIHFARKMLKAQVSRY, encoded by the coding sequence ATGTCATCCGCTGAATTTAACACCCTATTGCTCAGCAATGCTGACTTTCTGAAACCGTTTGCCATTACTTTAACCAAAGATCCCGAATCCGCGAAGGACCTTTACCAGGAAACTATGTTCAGAGCCTTATCCAACCAGGAGAAATACCTTGCCGGCACCAATATCCGGGCCTGGCTGTACACTATCATGCGGAATATCTTTATTAATAATTACCGGCGAAAATCAAAACAACACCTCTGCTTTGATAATTCTTCCAACGACTTTTTGTTGAACACCCAGCAGGTAATTATTGGTAACCAGGCAGAAAGCGGGTTACGGGTAAAGGACATCCAAACCTCCGTGCACCATTTGCCGGTTATATTTAAGAAACCGTTTGTGTTATACCTGGACGGATTTAAGTACTTCGAAATAGCAGATATCCTGGAAGAACCATTGGGCACCATCAAAAGCCGTATCCATTTTGCCCGTAAGATGTTGAAGGCCCAAGTTTCCCGTTATTAA
- a CDS encoding cytidylyltransferase domain-containing protein has translation MQVVAVTQARIGSTRFPGKILQETKGVSLLEMHLRRILQAKKIDKLIVATTFEDDIHKVKNIAEALGVKVFQGSMDDVLDRFYQATRQDQPEYVVRLTSDCPLIDPALIDKVIQFTIDNKLDYASNTLEEKYPDGQDVEVFTFKALQEAWQSATIPSDREHVTPYIRKNSSFFGKAPFRSANFNEGADLGRIRMTVDEPADFEMIKILVKELGMNATMEEYVEYLLTHPAVMEKNNNISRNEGYFKSLRNDN, from the coding sequence ATGCAAGTAGTCGCCGTTACACAAGCAAGGATCGGATCAACAAGATTCCCCGGCAAAATTTTGCAGGAAACAAAAGGCGTTTCCCTGCTTGAGATGCATTTAAGGCGGATCCTCCAAGCCAAAAAGATCGATAAGCTCATTGTTGCCACTACCTTTGAGGACGATATTCACAAAGTGAAAAACATCGCTGAAGCTCTCGGAGTAAAAGTATTCCAGGGAAGTATGGATGATGTGCTCGACAGATTTTACCAGGCTACCAGGCAAGACCAGCCGGAATATGTAGTAAGGTTAACTTCAGACTGCCCGTTGATAGATCCCGCACTGATAGATAAGGTCATTCAATTTACAATTGATAATAAACTGGATTACGCCTCCAATACACTCGAAGAAAAATATCCTGATGGCCAGGATGTGGAGGTGTTTACATTCAAAGCCCTGCAGGAAGCATGGCAATCCGCCACTATCCCGTCAGACCGGGAACACGTAACACCATATATCCGAAAAAACTCTTCTTTTTTTGGCAAAGCACCCTTCAGGTCCGCCAATTTCAATGAAGGAGCTGATCTCGGAAGAATAAGGATGACCGTGGACGAACCCGCGGATTTTGAAATGATTAAAATACTAGTGAAAGAACTGGGGATGAATGCCACCATGGAAGAATATGTTGAATACCTGCTGACACATCCCGCGGTAATGGAAAAGAATAACAATATTTCAAGGAACGAAGGATATTTTAAATCACTGCGCAATGATAACTAA